A single region of the Grus americana isolate bGruAme1 chromosome 3, bGruAme1.mat, whole genome shotgun sequence genome encodes:
- the RHOU gene encoding rho-related GTP-binding protein RhoU, giving the protein MPPQQEGEAGYISKPVPGGCEVPPVPPRRVRSGRAAAALGAALGGRCRAAGTAAGAAAGAGAGAEPRRSIKCVLVGDGAVGKTSLVVSYTTNGYPTEYIPTAFDNFSAVVSVDGKPVRLQLCDTAGQDEFDKLRPLCYTNTDIFLLCFSVVSPSSFQNVSEKWVPEIRCHCPKAPIILVGTQSDLREDVKVLIELDKCKEKPVSEEAAKLCAEEIKATSYIECSALTQKNLKEVFDAAIVAGIQYSDTQQQPKKSKCRTPDKMKNLSKSWWKKYCCFV; this is encoded by the exons ATGCCGCCGCAGCAGGAGGGCGAAGCGGGCTACATCAGCAAGCCGGTGCCGGGCGGCTGCGAGGTGCCGCCGGTGCCCCCGCGCAGGGTACGCagcggccgggcggcggcggcgctgggggCGGCACTGGGCGGCCGCTGCCGAGCGGCGGGGACCGCagccggggccgcggcgggggccggAGCGGGAGCCGAGCCGCGGCGCAGCATCAAGTGCGTGCTGGTGGGGGACGGCGCCGTGGGGAAGACCAGCCTGGTGGTAAGCTACACCACCAACGGGTACCCCACCGAGTACATCCCCACCGCCTTCGACAACTTCTCCG CTGTCGTGTCTGTCGATGGCAAGCCGGTGAGACTTCAGCTCTGCGACACAGCTGGTCAG GATGAATTCGACAAGCTCAGGCCTCTGTGCTACACCAACACGGACATCTTCTTGCTGTGCTTCAGTGTGGTGAGCCCCTCGTCCTTCCAGAATGTGAGTGAGAAGTGGGTTCCCGAAATCCGATGCCACTGCCCCAAGGCGCCCATTATCCTGGTCGGGACACAGTCGGACCTCCGCGAGGATGTCAAAGTTCTCATTGAGCTGGACAAGTGCAAAGAAAAGCCGGTCTCGGAGGAGGCCGCGAAGCTCTGTGCCGAGGAAATAAAAGCCACGTCCTACATCGAGTGCTCTGCTTTGACTCAGAAAAACCTCAAGGAGGTCTTTGATGCGGCCATCGTGGCTGGTATTCAGTACTCGGATACCCAGCAGCAACCAAAGAAATCCAAGTGTAGGACTCCAGACAAGATGAAAAACCTCTCCAAATCCTGgtggaaaaaatactgctgtTTTGTATAG